The genomic stretch CAGGCCTGGACATGCTCCCAGGCCCAGGTGGACATAAGATGCTCTGGCACCCATGCCCCACACAGAGGGCCCGCAGAAGAGGGCAGCCCTGCCCTGGAGACTCACGAGCTGCCACCCAGGCTGCCCTGCAGACGCTTCATCAGGctcctcttcttcttctcctgTGCAGCGGCCAGTCTGCAGCTGACCAGCCGCAGCGCCTGCCCGGCCGGGCAGCACCGCACGCAGTAGCTCAGGACGGCCAGGTCCATTCTGCTGAAGTGCACTCGCTCCAGCACCAGCTCAGGGAGGCCGCGGAGGGCCTGGTGCACGAACGCGTCCTCCTGGGTCTCGTACAGGCAGTAGAGCAGCTCCAGCGGGGAGTCGAGCTCctcgccctcctcctcctctgactcCTCAGTGCCCTGGGGCGCCAGGATCTCCTCCGTCCCCTCTGGCGCCACCCTAGGGCGGCCCTGGCCCTGGTCCTGCACCCACCTCAGGACCTGCTGCTTCACGCGCTCTGAAGCTGTGCAGCCGAAGTGGCGCTCGATCTCACACATCCTCTCTGTGCTCAGCAGCCCGAAGAGGAAGCGCGTGGTGAGCTTGAGGTGGCCGCGCAGCTCCGGGTCCCCCTGCAGAAGTGCCTCTATGCCGCCAGCAGCTGCCCTGGGAGCCCCTTCGTCCTCCAGCAGGTAGGACAGAGCAGCTAAGAATTCCTGGAAGCTCTGATCAATGAACTGGTAGGTGACCTCTGTCTCCAGCACGCCTGGCATCTCCTTCTTGCTGAGAAACTGCGTCTGCACCTTGGCGCCACAGAGCTGCAGGCGCTCCAGGTCCTCCTCCGAGAACCGCGCCCTGCCCCCGAGGACACCGTCACGGGCCAGGCGGCACAGCTTGCGCAGCTCTCTCTGCAGCTGGGCCCCGTCAGCCGCGGGCGCCGATCTCAGGACGCTGGCCACGAAGAGCAAGTACACGGACGTGGTGGTCTTGGAAGCGCGCCACAGGTCCTGGCCGCGCTGGAGCTGCTGGCGCAGCACGGTGCACACGATCCAGCACACGGCGGGCACGAAGCACAAGGAGAAGAGCATCTCGTTCTCCTTCACCGAGCGGTAGGCGTGCTCCGCCTTCCACTCGTCCTGGAAAAACTTGTAGAAGTACTTCTTCCTGTCCTTGTCTGAGAAGCCGCACACCTCTGCGCACTGCGGTGAGCACAGGCGGGCCTGCAGCCTCCCGGGGGCGGCGGCTCTCCTGGTCACTAGCAGGCGCGCCGCGGGCAGCAGCTCCTTGCTCAGCAGGCTCCCCAGCACCCGCGCGCCGCTCGCGGCCTCGTGGGGGTTTCTGCAGGGCGCGGCCTCGGCCGGCTCCGGTGCCAACATTTCGTCTACGCCGTCCAGGATGAACAGCAGCCTCTCGGACTGCGCCAGCATCTGCTGCACCGGCGCCTCGCGGTCGGGGCACTGGTCTAGGATCAGGTCGGCCAGGCTGCACGTGCCCGGTCGCTCCAGCAGCTCGCGGCAAGACAGGAAGAAGGCAAAGTCCACGTGGCTGTGGTACAGCTTGCCGGCCGCCCAGTCATACAGGATCTTCCTGGCCGCCATGGTCTTGCCGATGCCCGCCGGGCCCTGCAGCGCCACGGTCAGCCGTCTCTCGCCCTCCTCGTCGCGGCCGAACAGGCGGTTGAAGGTGTGGGTGTCTGAGCGCCGGGCGCGCTCGGCCTCCGGCTCCTCGGCGATGAGCAGCTTGGTGAAGCGCTTGCTGATCTTCACTGAGCGGGCGTCCCGCTCCTTCACCTTGGCGTGCTGCCGCAGCACGTGCTCCCGGTACTTCTTCTTGTACTCTGCGGGTAGGGGGCGCCGGACGGGGGGCAGGGCAACAGGGGTCGGGGGGCGCCGTGTCAGTGCCCTCCCTGGCGGGCTCCGGCCTCACCTTCCCCTGTTGCCTCACAACCCCCTCTCCGCGCTCCTCCCCGGGGCCAGCTGCGCGGAACCTCCGAGTGCCTGAGGACACCCGAAGGGTCCGGACAGCTCGGGGCCTGCGCTTTCCGCCGAGAGAGACCTACCGGAGACGGAGAGCTGCGCCGGGGAGCTGGGGCCGAGACCTGGAAGGGAGAGCTGCGGTGGGTCCCGCGGACCGGGCGGGGCGTGGAAGGGAGCGTCAGGGCTCGGGGCCCCGGGGCACGCGGATGCTCTTTGGGGGAAGCCGAAGGAACCTGCCCGGGCGGGAGAGGCCGAGGTGAAGCCCCACCCGGCACTCACTCTGCAGCCGACGCTCCTTGAGCCGCGCCGCCACGTCGCGCACGTCTGCCCTCTGCAGGGTTTTCTGGGCCACGTCCAGCGCGCGTTCCGGCCCGTAGAAGTGGACCAGCAGCTCCACGAGGCCCAAGGTGTCTGCGCCCTCCAGCCGCCCCCACGGGATGTTGCGACCTTCCACCCGCTGGTCCCGCAGTTTGTGGCGGAAGCGCTTCAGGTGCTCTTGGCTCAGGTCTTCCAGGGCGCCCAGGAGCAGCTCGCGGGCAGCGGCAGCGCGGGGCTCCATGCTGGGGGCGGGTGCACGCGGTCAGCAGGGTCCCGCGCCCCCGTGACCCCGGCCTCTCGCCGTCGTGTCCGACCGCAGCCCCGGGCGCCCACGAGCAGCAGGGGTTTTGACGCGCCCCCATCTATCCAGGTGGCTCCAGGCCAACGCTTGAAAGAGCGCTCTACCGGAAGGGTCGTCCTCTCCTCCCAGGACCGCGACCGGGGACTTTCCTCCAGGGCTTTCCAAGGCTTTCACGCCGCCGACCGCATCGCGGTCTGGTGGCGAAACGGACTTACTCCCAGACGGGCACTGGCCGCCGCTGACCCCAGCGTTAGGGGGCGCCTTCCTACTCCGCACCCCCCTTTCTGCTCATCCCTTCTAGGCGTCCGTGTCACATGTCCCGGCTAAGATGTGTCTGTAAGGGCCTGTGTTCTCCCTTTTCCTTGCTTCCCTCCCATTCTCTTCCCCAGGAGCCTGGAGCAGACTCACCACCGGGCCCTCACAGTGCTCCTGAATTCCCCAGGACACCCGTGGTCACTGCACGCTTTAGTGGGGACTAGCCTGAGGGCCTTGCACCAGTCATTGAGACTGAGCTTCTGGTGGGGGACAGACCCTACAGGTGCCCTCTGAGGGGATGGAGTCCCCAGCACCTGGAGCCTGGGGTGCAGTCGGGGAGGGATGTGTCTGCAGGGTGCCAGGTGGAGGACCCAGAGAGCTGAAGCCAAGTGGCCTCTCAGAAAGCCAGCACTCACCTGGAGCAGGAGGCCTCCAGCTGGTCTGCAGTCGACCTCTAGGTCTAGCACTCAGGCGCAGAGGGGGGGATCCGGGAGCCTGTCTGGGGTCAAGTCCTAGGGGGATTTCCAGCCCTGCCCATACCCCAGACCAGAGTGTCCCAGCTCAGCCAGCTCTGCGATGCCCGTCCAACAGCCACCAAGCTCTCAAACTCAGGGACTGTGGCACATGCTTACAACCAGCTTTTAAGAGCTCTGCTTGGTGACCTTTGATTTTTTACTGTTCCTTCACTCAGTTCACGTGCTCTGAGAACCTGCAGGGTGTGGCATCAAGGCAGGCTGTGAGCAGGAAACGGCAGAGCAAGGTGGGCTGCATGGAGGAGGCAGCCAGCTCAGAACGAGACCTTAAACTTTAAGGCCTCGAGATCATGGTTAGTTTCTGAAGGTAGGGGAGAGCCAGGGCTTCCTAGGcagagggacagaggagggacTTACATGGGTTTTTAGGGAAAGGAAGGCTGTCACCCGGGAGCTATGAGATAATGGGACTGGGAAGAGCTCTGTGGCCTCCCAGACCTGGCTTGAGGAGGTTGACGGCAAGAGGTTTGAATGAGCGTGTGACCACGTGGGACCCACGCGTGTGGGCCTCTACTGACAGTGTCTACCTGTGTGaaacatgggtgtgtgtgtgtgtatgtgtgtgtctgcgtcTGTCTGTGTGACCGTCTTCATACTGTGTTCGTGTGAATGTATCTGTGGTGGGCTAAATAGTAGTCCCCAAAGATATCGGATCCTGGTGCCTGGGTCATCCGTCAAAGGGGACTTTGCAGGTGTGGTTAGATCAAGATCCTGAGATGGGTCACCACAAGTGTCATGGGATGGAGACAGAGGGGGGTTGGCACAGAAGGCAGTGTGGCGCTATGGTGAGGTGCCAGGCTGCTGGCTTTGAGGACAGAAGAAGGGGCCACGAGCCAAggagtgcaggggacacagccctAGAAGCTGGAGATGCTACTGGGAGAGGAAGACATTCTCCCCCAGAGCCTCCGGAGTGAGTGCGGCTGAGCCAGCCCTGACCTCAGCCAACTGAAGCTTCCTTTGGACTTCTGCCCTCTGAACCTGGAAGAGAATGAATACGTGTTGTTTTTGGCACCCAGGTTTGCAGGAACAGCTCAGGGTCTCCCTGAGCGTGCATTTCTGTGAGAGGGTCTCTGCAGAAAGAGGGGCCCTAGCATTGTCACAGCCTCTCAGGCTCCACAAGCCGCCCCCTGTTCAGTCCTGCTGCCTTCAGGCCTTGGGAGCTGCCCTGGGGAGGGACCCAGAGTTCTGGAGCCTCTGTTC from Budorcas taxicolor isolate Tak-1 chromosome 25, Takin1.1, whole genome shotgun sequence encodes the following:
- the NLRP6 gene encoding NACHT, LRR and PYD domains-containing protein 6; protein product: MEPRAAAARELLLGALEDLSQEHLKRFRHKLRDQRVEGRNIPWGRLEGADTLGLVELLVHFYGPERALDVAQKTLQRADVRDVAARLKERRLQSLGPSSPAQLSVSEYKKKYREHVLRQHAKVKERDARSVKISKRFTKLLIAEEPEAERARRSDTHTFNRLFGRDEEGERRLTVALQGPAGIGKTMAARKILYDWAAGKLYHSHVDFAFFLSCRELLERPGTCSLADLILDQCPDREAPVQQMLAQSERLLFILDGVDEMLAPEPAEAAPCRNPHEAASGARVLGSLLSKELLPAARLLVTRRAAAPGRLQARLCSPQCAEVCGFSDKDRKKYFYKFFQDEWKAEHAYRSVKENEMLFSLCFVPAVCWIVCTVLRQQLQRGQDLWRASKTTTSVYLLFVASVLRSAPAADGAQLQRELRKLCRLARDGVLGGRARFSEEDLERLQLCGAKVQTQFLSKKEMPGVLETEVTYQFIDQSFQEFLAALSYLLEDEGAPRAAAGGIEALLQGDPELRGHLKLTTRFLFGLLSTERMCEIERHFGCTASERVKQQVLRWVQDQGQGRPRVAPEGTEEILAPQGTEESEEEEGEELDSPLELLYCLYETQEDAFVHQALRGLPELVLERVHFSRMDLAVLSYCVRCCPAGQALRLVSCRLAAAQEKKKRSLMKRLQGSLGGSSARATARKPAGSPLRPLCEAMIDRRCGLNSLTLSRCKLSDSVCRDLSEALREAPALAELGLFHNGLSEAGLRVLSEGLASPQCRVQTLRVQQPGLQEALQYMVGKLQQIPALTTLDLSGCQLSEPALTCLYTTLKCPGCHLQTLRLTSVELSEQSLQELRAVETANPRLVITHPALDVHPKPPKVSISAL